From the Fusarium musae strain F31 chromosome 11, whole genome shotgun sequence genome, one window contains:
- a CDS encoding hypothetical protein (EggNog:ENOG41), translating to MSALLSRCGESTRHDYTSVYGFDKYPKRRSILKEFPQVAQIILQHLAQRRKELEQLAVSNLPASQLQDLGLCRGWILDRNAFKVQRCLTAQSYSVPNYLKVHCGKQPAVSRETPKSVYAYILDRESAEYAFLLGFDRETAFIDVFRRVTRNVIQRGSLGWPSPWYIDWILECGADLTSTIPVDFVPGVVDGATWAHYLMSVLGYKARIWPYRLYDNALPQSVADAAFSEVLGDDCRCHCSSQGCTPLIKFLEGLGCRRRFPRTWFTLTEAIRSFVASIQALVAGEHTAQSWMPRAVLRYATFSALGLRHTCCKHAHGGLCSIMDSDEIDEIHEEDSATLQQLEDLVTYFGDGYGSMTTLDAFLKEVWLPKMREVYREMASYKITKEELRKAEDCGVKLAIADSKPVLRCEPPKGSYWRIKVDVDEPEGFPEIAPIGLDGWMGRLDEIAIDPDRPVVTPVSSSTIAMDQNGV from the exons ATGTCAGCACTTTTGTCTCGGTGCGGCGAGTCGACAAGACATGACTATACGAGCGTCTATGGGTTTGATAAGTACCCAAAAAGACGTAGTATCCTCAAAGAGTTTCCCCAGGTTGCCCAAA tcattcttcaacatctggcACAAAGAAGGAAAGAATTGGAACAACTGGCAGTTTCAAACCTTCCTGCTTCTCAGTTACAAGACCTTGGTCTATGTAGAGGTTGGATCTTGGATCGAAATGCTTTCAAGGTACAACGCTGTCTTACAGCTCAATCCTATAGTGTACCAAATTACTTGAAAGTGCACTGTGGCAAACAGCCGGCAGTGTCGAGGGAGACGCCAAAGTCCGTTTACGCTTATATACTTGACAGAGAGAGCGCTGAGTATGCCTTTTTATTAGGCTTTGACAGGGAGACTGCTTTTATCGATGTTTTTCGCCGCGTAACGAGGAACGTCATCCAAAGGGGCTCCCTGGGTTGGCCGTCTCCCTGGTACATCGACTGGATACTCGAATGTGGCGCAGACCTTACATCGACTATACCAGTGGATTTCGTGCCTGGGGTCGTTGATGGAGCCACATGGGCTCATTATCTCATGTCAGTTCTGGGCTACAAGGCAAGAATCTGGCCTTATAGACTTTACGACAATGCTTTGCCGCAGTCGGTTGCAGATGCCGCCTTTTCCGAGGTCCTAGGCGATGATTGTCGATGCCACTGCTCCTCACAGGGCTGCACGCCTCTCATCAAGTTTTTGGAAGGCCTTGGGTGTCGCCGTCGCTTCCCTCGAACCTGGTTTACTCTGACAGAAGCTATCAGGTCCTTTGTGGCTAGCATCCAAGCTCTAGTTGCCGGAGAACACACTGCACAGAGCTGGATGCCTCGTGCTGTCCTGCGCTACGCGACATTCAGTGCATTGGGACTCCGTCATACTTGTTGTAAACATGCGCATGGCGGGTTATGCTCTATTATGGATTCTGACGAGATCGATGAGATACATGAGGAGGATTCTGCCACGCTACAACAGCTAGAAGACCTTGTTACATACTTCGGGGATGGCTATGGAAGCATGACCACGCTAGATGCATTCTTAAAGGAGGTGTGGCTCCCAAAGATGCGAGAGGTGTATAGGGAGATGGCTTCCTATAAAATTACGAAAGAGGAGCTCAGGAAGGCAGAAGATTGCGGCGTGAAGCTTGCCATTGCTGATAGCAAACCAGTCCTCCGGTGTGAGCCACCTAAAGGTTCATACTGGAGGATAAAAGTGGATGTTGACGAGCCTGAGGGTTTTCCTGAGATTGCACCAATCGGTTTGGATGGGTGGATGGGACGATTAGACGAGATCGCGATAGATCCAGACCGGCCTGTTGTCACTCCTGTGTCCTCGAGCACTATTGCCATGGACCAGAACGGTGTCTAG
- a CDS encoding hypothetical protein (EggNog:ENOG41): MGWFEENNTEIVEQFNQYDQYSGNKEHHAHLSHEIIGGAAAYEAAKAYEDHVAKNGKPDSHAKAKEFLVGAVGAFVEREFETKGLDFYDKEKAKRHGERMAHEELDNQY; this comes from the exons ATGGGTTGGTTCGAGGAAA ACAACACCGAGATCGTTGAGCAATTCAACCAGTACGACCAATACTCTGGGAACAAGGAGCATCACGCCCACCTCTCCCACGAGATCATTGGGGGTGCTGCTGCCTATGAAGCTGCCAAGGCATACGAGGATCACGTTGCGAAGAATG GCAAGCCAGATAGCCATGCCAAGGCTAAGGAATTTTTAGTCGGAGCCGTTGGTGCTTTCGTGGAACGAGAGTTTGAGACCAAGGGTCTGGATTTTTatgacaaggagaaggcaaAGCGTCACGGCGAACGTATGGCGCACGAGGAGCTTGACAACCAGTACTAG
- a CDS encoding hypothetical protein (EggNog:ENOG41), translating into MTVDILSWLRQVDNTAYPHNLDPAKPPKATRSSRKRQRSYSSTSSDHIPISKPTANEFIHPTPPPDSPTIPKAAADMAPTKKRKTTKGVVPSPSPNDAQFDDEGEQEKTPRPLRSVHLPSDTSSMSSASGRSGASSPRKQLAVMALSSHGVETRAMSDPSGLPPSLAEMRTKLLQFSRGRGILGENGLESIQDETAARALHPDMAAMYEDKEFCCSARRDELGVTPSPEDVVYILECAGDCLRMGRSEAAWNHEVHFPLLCLALRNRSKGAFQRLVNVTSCSSASIIPDYRIRFAPDKKIDFCVYLDPHHDPNDSNIASTVDTVRARLPGLSINPTDDLSLLSNPIAIPIETKRPGEGLDTANLQVATFLTAHLTLLQRLVDAGASVPVDDGDTAPSVDDLGFLPGLIVQGNTWNFIAASRQDSRTIIWSETSLGSTGDIFGIYQIVASLQLLRRWVDTTYWPWLRRVTTRAATAIQLRDNPAG; encoded by the exons ATGACTGTCGATATCCTCTCATGGCTGCGCCAGGTCGACAATACTGCATATCCTCACAACCTCGACCCAGCGAAACCACCAAAAGCGACACGATCGTCTCGCAAGCGACAGCGCAGCTACAGCTCGACCAGTTCCGATCATATACCAATCTCTAAGCCTACTGCGAATGAGTTTATACATCCGACGCCACCTCCAGACTCTCCGACAATACCCAAAGCAGCTGCCGATATGGCACCAACTAAGAAACGAAAGACTACCAAGGGTGTCGtcccaagtccaagtccaaacGATGCGCAATTCGACGATGAAGGGGAACAAGAAAAAACTCCCAGACCTTTACGGAGCGTGCATCTCCCCAGCGATACATCGTCCATGTCCTCCGCGAGCGGTCGGTCTGGTGCTTCATCCCCGCGAAAGCAATTAGCAGTCATGGCCTTATCCTCTCACGGCGTTGAAACGCGCGCCATGTCTGATCCTTCAGGTCTTCCACCAAGCTTAGCAGAAATGCGAACGAAGTTATTACAGTTCAGTCGAGGACGGGGGATTCTGGGAGAGAATGGGCTGGAGAGTATACAGGATGAGACAGCTGCGAGGGCGCTGCATCCAGACATGGCTGCTATGTACGAGGATAAAGAATTCTGCTGCTCTGCACGTCGCGATGAATTGGGGGTTACACCGAGTCCTGAGGATGTGGTGTATATCCTTGAGTGCGCGGGCGATTGTCTTCGTATGGGGAGGTCTGAGGCAGCGTGGAATCATGAGGTTCACTTCCCTCTGCTCTGCTTGGCGCTTCGGAACCGATCGAAGGGTGCGTTCCAGCGGCTTGTCAACGTGACATCTTG TTCATCTGCTTCCATCATCCCCGACTACCGCATCCGTTTCGCGCCCGACAAAAAGATCGACTTTTGCGTCTACCTCGATCCTCACCACGATCCCAACGATTCAAACATCGCCAGCACCGTCGATACCGTTCGCGCCCGTCTTCCCGGCCTGTCAATAAACCCCACAGACGATTTATCGCTATTGAGCAATCCAATCGCCATTCCCATCGAGACTAAGCGTCCCGGCGAAGGCCTGGACACTGCCAACCTCCAAGTCGCAACGTTTCTAACAGCCCATTTAACACTTCTACAACGACTCGTTGACGCTGGCGCCTCTGTGCCTGTTGACGATGGAGACACGGCGCCTTCAGTTGATGATCTGGGCTTTTTGCCTGGATTGATCGTGCAGGGAAATACATGGAACTTTATCGCAGCGAGTCGTCAAGATTCTCGAACC ATTATCTGGTCAGAGACTTCGCTCGGTTCGACGGGCGATATTTTCGGTATCTACCAAATCGTCGCATCATTGCAATTATTGCGACGATGGGTTGATACTACATACTGGCCCTGGCTACGACGCGTTACGACAAGAGCTGCTACAGCTATTCAATTACGCGATAACCCAGCTGGATGA